The following are encoded in a window of Halorarum salinum genomic DNA:
- a CDS encoding DUF7331 family protein — MSHQADSSWDSTGGDDRPDEAVDTVEAYEDDGQVVLYDAANPLAWVEASLAVSLKELA, encoded by the coding sequence ATGAGCCACCAAGCCGACTCTTCGTGGGACAGCACGGGCGGGGACGACCGCCCGGACGAGGCCGTCGACACGGTCGAGGCGTACGAGGACGACGGACAGGTGGTGCTGTACGACGCCGCGAACCCGCTCGCCTGGGTCGAGGCGAGCCTCGCCGTGTCGCTGAAGGAACTCGCCTGA